From Coffea arabica cultivar ET-39 chromosome 9c, Coffea Arabica ET-39 HiFi, whole genome shotgun sequence, one genomic window encodes:
- the LOC113708083 gene encoding F-box protein At3g07870 isoform X2: MMKRKRNSKALRAGCKGKREASEEVAHFGTSITDVPEPIFKNIVLRLPIRAIIMCKCVCKPWRRVISDPQFAKMHFELAQPCPLVRTLGNARVARMLHLIEPSDVDNYDSFSDSRFAKHLRLNYGRDFYLKLDTKLKIPLRNAEQMPQPHNVSDTKSRLSSERGFKKRCVKVRPKEHKFQIVNSCKGFVCLSEPSSNNPLVVCNPVTGEYLNLPGTDESDNNTEKDMVSCGFGLCEETNRYKVVKMIDQGYFESVYRCPITGEKSYKKTLVEVHTLGTGTWRRIGYAPYYHSKLKFTTYLNGFLHWISLDFGKRILIYCFDLGREEFKSVQLPPLGDYFDPIIRWNNQCNTSLGVLRGSLCLCTWSGYDSLDIWVMKKYGEPKTWTKIVSTYSLCVERWPYCVYQPISFEENKGLLMFLSPKSAFIYYQPENYGRWKYFRILDVKTKYEAIAHVPSLISLKDVLNGDGMEILNINLSEYKLLGETKAIYLQEVIREAETDTDHSPSEGDYD, encoded by the exons ATgatgaagagaaaaagaaactcAAAAGCACTCAGAGCAGGTtgtaaaggaaaaagagaagcaTCTGAAGAGGTTGCACATTTCGGTACCTCTATCACGGATGTACCTGAGCCTATCTTCAAGAATATTGTGCTAAGACTGCCCATTAGGGCAATTATCATGTGCAAATGTGTTTGCAAACCTTGGCGTCGGGTAATTTCAGACCCTCAATTTGCTAAGATGCATTTTGAACTTGCACAGCCCTGTCCTCTAGTCCGGACCTTGGGTAACGCACGAGTTGCAAGAATGCTTCACCTAATTGAGCCATCTGACGTTGACAACTACGATTCATTTTCTGATTCTCGTTTTGCAAAGCATCTAAGGCTTAATTATGGTCGGGATTTTTATTTGAAACTGGATACCAAGTTGAAGATTCCTTTGCGCAATGCTGAACAAATGCCACAGCCACATAATGTCAGTGATACCAAATCCCGTCTTAGTAGTGAGCGTGGTTTTAAGAAGCGTTGTGTAAAAGTGAGACCAAAAGAGCATAAGTTCCAGATCGTCAATTCCTGTAAAGGATTTGTCTGTTTGTCAGAACCTTCAAGCAACAACCCACTTGTTGTGTGCAATCCAGTCACAGGTGAGTATTTAAACCTTCCAGGAACAGATGAATCTGATAACAATACCGAGAAAGATATGGTGTCTTGTGGATTTGGCCTTTGTGAGGAGACTAATCGATATAAAGTTGTTAAAATGATTGACCAAGGATATTTTGAATCCGTGTATAGATGCCCAATTACAGGGGAAAAGAGTTACAAGAAAACGTTGGTCGAGGTACACACACTTGGCACTGGGACTTGGAGAAGAATCGGTTATGCTCCATACTATCACAGCAAACTGAAATTTACTACATATCTGAATGGATTTCTTCATTGGATTTCCCTTGATTTCGGCAAACGtattttgatatattgttttgACCTTGGCAGAGAGGAGTTCAAGTCAGTTCAGCTTCCTCCTCTTGGTGATTATTTTGATCCCATCATTCGATGGAATAATCAGTGTAACACAAGCTTGGGAGTATTAAGAGGTAGCCTATGTTTGTGTACTTGGTCAGGCTATGATTCACTCGACATATGGGTGATGAAGAAGTATGGTGAACCAAAAACGTGGACGAAAATTGTGTCAACTTATTCCCTTTGCGTTGAAAGGTGGCCTTATTGTGTGTACCAGCCGATCAGTTTTGAAGAAAACAAAGGGTTGCTGATGTTTCTGTCCCCTAAGAGTGCCTTTATATATTACCAACCTGAAAATTATGGCAGGTGGAAGTATTTCAGAATTCTTGATGTCAAAACAAAATATGAAGCGATTGCTCATGTTCCAAGTCTCATTTCTCTCAAGGATGTTTTGAATGGAGATGGTATGGAGATACTGAATATTAATTTAAG TGAATACAAGTTGTTGGGAGAGACCAAAGCTATTTATTTGCAGGAAGTAATAAGGGAAGCTGAGACCGATACAGATCATTCACCCAGCGAAGGAGACTACGACTGA
- the LOC113708083 gene encoding F-box protein At3g07870 isoform X1, translating to MMKRKRNSKALRAGCKGKREASEEVAHFGTSITDVPEPIFKNIVLRLPIRAIIMCKCVCKPWRRVISDPQFAKMHFELAQPCPLVRTLGNARVARMLHLIEPSDVDNYDSFSDSRFAKHLRLNYGRDFYLKLDTKLKIPLRNAEQMPQPHNVSDTKSRLSSERGFKKRCVKVRPKEHKFQIVNSCKGFVCLSEPSSNNPLVVCNPVTGEYLNLPGTDESDNNTEKDMVSCGFGLCEETNRYKVVKMIDQGYFESVYRCPITGEKSYKKTLVEVHTLGTGTWRRIGYAPYYHSKLKFTTYLNGFLHWISLDFGKRILIYCFDLGREEFKSVQLPPLGDYFDPIIRWNNQCNTSLGVLRGSLCLCTWSGYDSLDIWVMKKYGEPKTWTKIVSTYSLCVERWPYCVYQPISFEENKGLLMFLSPKSAFIYYQPENYGRWKYFRILDVKTKYEAIAHVPSLISLKDVLNGDGMEILNINLRCSEYKLLGETKAIYLQEVIREAETDTDHSPSEGDYD from the exons ATgatgaagagaaaaagaaactcAAAAGCACTCAGAGCAGGTtgtaaaggaaaaagagaagcaTCTGAAGAGGTTGCACATTTCGGTACCTCTATCACGGATGTACCTGAGCCTATCTTCAAGAATATTGTGCTAAGACTGCCCATTAGGGCAATTATCATGTGCAAATGTGTTTGCAAACCTTGGCGTCGGGTAATTTCAGACCCTCAATTTGCTAAGATGCATTTTGAACTTGCACAGCCCTGTCCTCTAGTCCGGACCTTGGGTAACGCACGAGTTGCAAGAATGCTTCACCTAATTGAGCCATCTGACGTTGACAACTACGATTCATTTTCTGATTCTCGTTTTGCAAAGCATCTAAGGCTTAATTATGGTCGGGATTTTTATTTGAAACTGGATACCAAGTTGAAGATTCCTTTGCGCAATGCTGAACAAATGCCACAGCCACATAATGTCAGTGATACCAAATCCCGTCTTAGTAGTGAGCGTGGTTTTAAGAAGCGTTGTGTAAAAGTGAGACCAAAAGAGCATAAGTTCCAGATCGTCAATTCCTGTAAAGGATTTGTCTGTTTGTCAGAACCTTCAAGCAACAACCCACTTGTTGTGTGCAATCCAGTCACAGGTGAGTATTTAAACCTTCCAGGAACAGATGAATCTGATAACAATACCGAGAAAGATATGGTGTCTTGTGGATTTGGCCTTTGTGAGGAGACTAATCGATATAAAGTTGTTAAAATGATTGACCAAGGATATTTTGAATCCGTGTATAGATGCCCAATTACAGGGGAAAAGAGTTACAAGAAAACGTTGGTCGAGGTACACACACTTGGCACTGGGACTTGGAGAAGAATCGGTTATGCTCCATACTATCACAGCAAACTGAAATTTACTACATATCTGAATGGATTTCTTCATTGGATTTCCCTTGATTTCGGCAAACGtattttgatatattgttttgACCTTGGCAGAGAGGAGTTCAAGTCAGTTCAGCTTCCTCCTCTTGGTGATTATTTTGATCCCATCATTCGATGGAATAATCAGTGTAACACAAGCTTGGGAGTATTAAGAGGTAGCCTATGTTTGTGTACTTGGTCAGGCTATGATTCACTCGACATATGGGTGATGAAGAAGTATGGTGAACCAAAAACGTGGACGAAAATTGTGTCAACTTATTCCCTTTGCGTTGAAAGGTGGCCTTATTGTGTGTACCAGCCGATCAGTTTTGAAGAAAACAAAGGGTTGCTGATGTTTCTGTCCCCTAAGAGTGCCTTTATATATTACCAACCTGAAAATTATGGCAGGTGGAAGTATTTCAGAATTCTTGATGTCAAAACAAAATATGAAGCGATTGCTCATGTTCCAAGTCTCATTTCTCTCAAGGATGTTTTGAATGGAGATGGTATGGAGATACTGAATATTAATTTAAG ATGCAGTGAATACAAGTTGTTGGGAGAGACCAAAGCTATTTATTTGCAGGAAGTAATAAGGGAAGCTGAGACCGATACAGATCATTCACCCAGCGAAGGAGACTACGACTGA